A genomic window from Gammaproteobacteria bacterium includes:
- a CDS encoding HAMP domain-containing histidine kinase — protein sequence MFDGGWRSFRVRLTLWYLALLLIVLSLFGVYLYFQLQRTLLQSTDEGLKVAVAQALSYVADNKAEPDFVDSEEYRHAARHITQAGFSIRLLRPDGTNIAGFGRQNGLPWPARIEPGFVTADVNGGTYQGQPWRTYTQRIADGSGNLRGWAQAAKALTPIQEALSGLMLSMLIAVPVLLVFVGIGGIFLADRALRPVDRIRRTADEISAQDFSRRIDYRGVPDEIGRLAATVDRMLDRIQQAFENERRFTADASHELRTPLAAIKGQIGVALSRSRGIEEYQVVLQQVEREADRLIRLSNDLLMLARMDQANNRSAVEEIDLSELLPSVVAQMSPMAQASTVSIDVAVPAGLSMQGSVDQLIRVFLNIIDNAIKYSPPGGEIHLTAKRTEQWIEITVVDQGKGIAPELLPRLTERFFRVEVDRSRERGGAGLGLSIVNEIVRLHHGRLAFTSDVGHGTCVSLSLPTHRVANPGEG from the coding sequence ATGTTTGACGGCGGCTGGCGTTCGTTTCGCGTACGGCTGACGCTGTGGTACTTAGCGTTGCTGTTGATCGTGCTGTCGTTGTTCGGCGTGTATTTGTATTTCCAGCTGCAGCGAACGCTGTTGCAATCCACCGATGAAGGTCTGAAGGTCGCCGTTGCCCAGGCGCTGAGCTACGTTGCCGACAACAAAGCCGAACCCGATTTTGTCGACAGCGAAGAGTACCGCCATGCCGCACGTCATATAACTCAGGCCGGTTTCAGCATTCGACTGCTGCGGCCCGATGGTACGAACATCGCCGGCTTCGGCCGGCAAAACGGTTTGCCATGGCCGGCACGTATCGAGCCCGGTTTCGTTACGGCCGACGTCAACGGCGGCACCTACCAAGGGCAACCGTGGCGCACCTATACCCAGCGAATCGCCGACGGCAGCGGAAATTTGCGCGGTTGGGCGCAGGCGGCCAAAGCATTGACGCCCATCCAAGAGGCGCTGTCAGGATTGATGTTGAGCATGTTGATTGCGGTGCCGGTGCTGCTGGTGTTCGTCGGCATCGGCGGCATTTTTCTGGCCGATCGCGCACTGCGGCCGGTCGATCGCATCCGCCGGACCGCCGATGAAATCAGCGCGCAAGATTTCAGCCGTCGTATCGACTACCGCGGTGTGCCCGACGAGATCGGCCGTCTGGCGGCGACCGTCGATCGCATGCTCGACCGCATTCAACAAGCGTTCGAGAACGAACGCCGCTTCACCGCCGATGCCAGCCATGAGCTACGAACGCCGCTCGCCGCCATCAAGGGCCAGATTGGTGTGGCGCTCAGCCGGTCGCGCGGTATTGAGGAGTATCAAGTAGTCCTTCAACAAGTCGAACGTGAAGCGGATCGTCTCATCCGACTCAGCAACGACCTGTTGATGTTGGCGCGCATGGATCAAGCGAACAATCGCTCGGCCGTGGAAGAAATCGATCTCAGCGAGTTGCTGCCGAGCGTCGTTGCGCAGATGTCGCCGATGGCGCAGGCGTCCACCGTCAGCATTGACGTCGCAGTGCCTGCCGGGTTGTCGATGCAAGGAAGCGTCGACCAACTGATTCGAGTGTTCCTGAATATCATCGACAACGCCATCAAGTACTCGCCGCCGGGTGGCGAGATCCATCTCACCGCGAAGCGCACAGAGCAATGGATTGAAATTACTGTCGTCGATCAAGGCAAAGGGATCGCGCCCGAATTGTTGCCGCGGTTGACGGAACGCTTTTTCCGCGTCGAGGTCGACCGTTCGCGCGAGCGTGGCGGCGCCGGCCTTGGCTTGAGCATCGTGAATGAAATCGTGCGGCTTCATCACGGGCGTCTGGCGTTTACCAGCGACGTGGGACACGGCACCTGCGTATCGCTATCTCTGCCGACACATCGAGTTGCCAATCCTGGAGAGGGCTAA
- a CDS encoding DMT family transporter — translation MTKIFLKPGVSSALLAAVLFGASVPLAKLLGGTVVSPLLLAGLLYLGSGLGLLAWWLLSRARVDHGAHDAALTRRDLPWLAGAILSGGVVGPVLLMMGLMQATAAGASLLLNVEGVFTALLAWFVFKENFDRRIALGMALIVAGGVVLSWPSDARWETSLGTLFIAGACLCWAIDNNLTRKIAAGDPVQIAGLKGLIAGLTNTGIALGVGATLPNVNTVLAVGVVGMLGYGMSLVLFVLALRHLGSARTGAYFSVAPFFGAALSLLLLQETPGPLFWIATAFMGAGVWLHLTERHEHAHQHETLTHAHRHVHDEHHQHQHDFPWNDSEPHVHLHRHEPIVHKHPHYPDIHHRHRHQH, via the coding sequence ATGACGAAAATTTTTCTCAAGCCGGGTGTTTCGAGCGCGCTGCTCGCCGCAGTGCTGTTTGGAGCGAGCGTTCCACTCGCCAAGCTGTTGGGCGGCACGGTTGTGTCGCCGCTATTGCTCGCCGGCTTGCTCTATCTCGGTTCGGGGCTGGGATTGCTCGCCTGGTGGTTATTAAGCCGCGCGCGCGTTGACCACGGCGCACACGACGCCGCGCTCACGCGCCGCGATCTTCCTTGGCTCGCAGGCGCGATACTCTCGGGTGGCGTTGTCGGCCCGGTATTGCTCATGATGGGTTTAATGCAAGCAACGGCGGCAGGTGCATCGCTGCTGCTTAACGTCGAAGGTGTCTTCACCGCGCTGCTCGCGTGGTTCGTGTTCAAGGAGAACTTCGATCGCCGTATCGCGTTAGGCATGGCATTGATCGTCGCCGGAGGGGTGGTGTTGTCATGGCCGAGTGACGCACGCTGGGAGACGTCACTCGGGACGTTGTTCATCGCCGGCGCCTGTCTTTGCTGGGCGATTGACAACAATCTCACGCGCAAGATCGCCGCCGGCGATCCGGTGCAGATTGCCGGGTTGAAGGGTCTAATCGCGGGACTGACGAACACAGGTATCGCGCTCGGCGTCGGCGCTACGTTACCGAATGTCAACACGGTGCTCGCCGTCGGTGTCGTCGGTATGCTCGGCTACGGTATGAGCCTGGTGTTATTCGTGCTCGCGTTGCGTCATCTCGGCAGCGCCCGCACCGGCGCCTACTTTTCCGTCGCACCGTTCTTCGGCGCGGCGTTATCGTTGTTGTTGCTGCAAGAAACGCCGGGTCCGTTGTTTTGGATCGCCACAGCGTTCATGGGCGCTGGCGTGTGGCTGCATCTAACGGAACGCCATGAGCATGCGCATCAACACGAAACACTCACACACGCCCATCGTCACGTGCACGATGAGCATCATCAACACCAGCACGACTTCCCTTGGAACGACTCTGAGCCGCACGTTCATTTACACCGGCATGAGCCGATCGTGCACAAGCATCCGCATTATCCCGATATTCATCACCGGCATCGGCACCAGCATTGA
- a CDS encoding GspH/FimT family pseudopilin, with the protein MYPTSISVWTPTDPFVGINEPFVFLNSTYQLPNIGKNIPSVLNQSESAGFTLIELMVTLVIAAVLIGLSAPGMSQIVASHRLSGQVNDFLADLNFARSEAVKRGTTVGVCSGNATSGCTGAWNAGRIVFFDVNGNNAWDSGDTVLRGRQAIYTNSTITSTGTLIVFSGSGALALDGAGNRIGKAFYVFCYNNVPARGKQVSVGDMGQSSTLSAAPNAC; encoded by the coding sequence ATGTATCCGACTTCGATTTCAGTCTGGACCCCTACTGATCCTTTTGTCGGTATTAATGAACCGTTTGTCTTCCTTAACTCAACGTATCAGTTACCTAATATCGGTAAAAATATACCGTCTGTCTTAAATCAGTCTGAATCTGCAGGTTTTACACTGATTGAGCTCATGGTAACGCTCGTCATCGCTGCCGTCTTGATCGGCCTTTCCGCTCCCGGCATGTCGCAAATCGTAGCGAGCCACCGACTCAGCGGACAGGTCAATGATTTCTTGGCAGACCTTAACTTCGCCCGCAGTGAAGCAGTTAAGCGCGGAACCACGGTAGGTGTTTGTTCCGGAAATGCTACCAGCGGTTGTACGGGTGCATGGAATGCAGGTCGAATCGTTTTCTTCGACGTCAATGGCAACAACGCCTGGGACAGCGGCGATACCGTTTTACGTGGCCGCCAGGCGATCTACACGAATAGCACAATAACGAGTACTGGAACACTAATCGTTTTTAGCGGCTCCGGCGCTCTTGCTCTAGATGGCGCTGGCAACCGGATCGGGAAGGCATTTTACGTATTTTGCTACAACAACGTGCCCGCTAGAGGTAAGCAAGTTAGCGTCGGCGATATGGGTCAGAGCTCGACGTTATCAGCTGCTCCCAATGCATGTTAA
- a CDS encoding response regulator transcription factor → MRVLVVEDEPGIANFMRDGLAEAGYAVDVAVDGEQGLHHASGGPYDAIILDILLPKRDGLSLLKQLRTDGNRVPVLLLTAKDTIDDRIAGLDGGADDYLVKPFAFSELLARVRALLRRPPLQVGTELRVADMTMDLAQRKVSRAGKTIALSPREFSLLEYLMRNPRHVLTRTQIVERVWNSDFFGDLNVIEVYVGYLRRKINKPGQTALIQTVRGVGYRLLGDASDV, encoded by the coding sequence ATGCGCGTCCTGGTCGTGGAGGATGAGCCCGGCATTGCGAATTTCATGCGCGACGGCTTGGCCGAGGCCGGTTATGCGGTTGATGTCGCCGTCGACGGCGAGCAAGGGCTGCACCACGCCAGTGGTGGCCCGTACGACGCCATCATCCTCGACATCCTGCTGCCAAAGCGCGACGGCTTATCGTTGCTAAAGCAACTGCGCACCGACGGCAATCGCGTACCGGTTCTGTTGCTGACCGCCAAGGATACGATCGACGATCGCATCGCCGGCTTGGACGGCGGGGCCGACGACTATCTGGTCAAGCCGTTCGCCTTCAGCGAACTGCTGGCGCGAGTCCGTGCGTTGCTGCGGCGTCCGCCGCTGCAAGTCGGTACTGAATTGCGCGTTGCCGACATGACGATGGATCTGGCGCAGCGCAAAGTGTCGCGCGCCGGTAAAACGATTGCGCTGAGTCCGCGCGAATTCTCCTTACTCGAATATTTGATGCGCAACCCGCGCCATGTCCTGACCCGTACGCAGATCGTTGAGCGGGTTTGGAACAGCGATTTCTTCGGCGACCTCAATGTGATCGAGGTCTATGTCGGTTACCTTCGGCGCAAGATCAACAAGCCCGGGCAAACTGCGCTGATTCAAACCGTGCGCGGCGTTGGTTATCGCCTGTTGGGAGATGCCAGCGATGTTTGA
- a CDS encoding transcriptional repressor, which yields MALSFPSTESDVATLLRTHGISPTAQRILIARVIFSHGTHLSAEEVFSKVNASNQKVSKATVYNTLGLLASRGVVREVIADPKRVFYDPNTLPHYHFYDEATGRLTDIDATQVKVTGLPSLPENTELQGVDVIIRLRRQDS from the coding sequence ATGGCGCTCAGTTTCCCCTCAACTGAATCGGATGTGGCGACGCTTTTGCGGACGCATGGTATTAGTCCAACCGCACAACGCATATTGATTGCGCGTGTCATTTTTTCTCATGGCACCCACCTTTCAGCGGAAGAGGTATTCAGTAAAGTTAATGCTAGTAACCAGAAAGTGTCGAAAGCGACGGTATACAACACGCTGGGCTTATTGGCGTCGAGAGGAGTTGTCCGAGAAGTCATTGCTGACCCAAAACGCGTTTTTTACGACCCCAATACCCTTCCGCATTACCATTTTTATGACGAGGCGACCGGGCGGCTGACGGATATCGATGCGACCCAGGTCAAGGTTACCGGGCTACCGTCGCTACCCGAAAACACGGAATTGCAGGGCGTAGATGTGATTATTCGATTGCGTCGCCAGGACAGCTAA
- the pilV gene encoding type IV pilus modification protein PilV, which yields MNQTTQQNEKRHQGYSLLEILVALLVLSIGLLGLAALQTMGLKFNQQSYQRTQAAVLAYDIIDRIRANSLGKTAGYYNNVAANAMPSVSGGQCVSTASLCAPNQLADYDVASWKNNITALLVSGTGAVNISGARSVVTIKWRENEEDMQLDVEADL from the coding sequence ATGAACCAAACAACCCAACAAAACGAAAAACGCCATCAAGGCTACAGCTTGCTTGAAATTCTGGTTGCGCTTTTAGTTCTCTCCATTGGATTGCTGGGTCTTGCAGCTCTCCAAACGATGGGGCTCAAGTTCAATCAGCAGTCCTATCAGCGTACACAAGCAGCCGTGCTGGCTTACGACATCATCGACCGGATTCGAGCTAATTCCCTAGGCAAAACGGCGGGGTATTACAACAATGTTGCGGCGAACGCTATGCCGTCAGTATCTGGCGGGCAATGCGTGAGTACCGCTTCGCTCTGCGCTCCCAATCAGCTTGCTGATTACGACGTTGCCTCCTGGAAAAACAATATTACAGCGCTACTGGTGAGTGGCACCGGGGCCGTCAATATCAGCGGCGCACGCAGTGTCGTGACGATTAAGTGGAGAGAAAACGAAGAAGACATGCAGCTCGACGTAGAGGCAGACCTATGA
- a CDS encoding PilW family protein: MISADTKKPSNHRFRLLHMQPRRTSFGYTIVELMVALTIGLIILAAVSKIFSSSHSTYTLEEGLARTQEAGRFAMEFLSRDLRMAGYMGCSSSLTLSTPVSQTCPSGTICNLVNPPSQYSSFNTAGITSYRYTGAGTSASDWSPNLPSDLFPTVDVKAGTDVIMVQYASQGGANLTGNNVPDNANVKIKGTATLAPDIKAGDILIVTDCKNGDVFKTHQDGCGGTCASVITVAHTTGNSQNKLSHRYGNNAELMKLVTHVYYIKTNPINSQPTLYRKELIAGALQSLELVEGIEEMRFTFGVDTDATADNVPNVYLTASNASVGAWDKVVSARLGLVARTLSPADADIDTKTYTLDGTVIDPPNDRYRRQYFSSTIQLRN, translated from the coding sequence ATGATTTCAGCTGACACAAAAAAACCATCAAACCACCGGTTTCGCCTGCTACATATGCAACCTCGGCGAACATCTTTCGGTTACACGATTGTCGAATTGATGGTCGCCCTAACGATCGGCCTTATCATTTTGGCAGCTGTATCGAAAATTTTTTCATCGAGCCATTCCACCTATACCCTCGAAGAGGGTTTGGCTCGCACTCAAGAAGCCGGTCGCTTCGCCATGGAATTCTTGTCGCGCGACCTTCGAATGGCGGGCTATATGGGCTGTAGCAGCTCACTCACCCTTAGCACCCCGGTCAGTCAAACGTGCCCAAGCGGGACGATCTGTAATCTCGTCAACCCCCCTTCCCAATATTCAAGCTTTAATACTGCAGGAATTACGTCGTATCGCTACACCGGTGCGGGCACATCGGCGAGCGACTGGTCCCCAAATCTACCGTCCGATTTGTTCCCAACCGTAGACGTTAAGGCCGGTACGGACGTGATCATGGTGCAGTATGCCTCGCAAGGGGGAGCAAATTTAACCGGTAACAATGTTCCCGATAACGCAAACGTGAAAATTAAAGGCACTGCAACGCTCGCTCCCGACATCAAAGCGGGAGACATTCTGATCGTAACAGACTGCAAAAATGGAGATGTATTCAAAACTCATCAAGACGGCTGTGGCGGTACTTGCGCGTCGGTTATCACCGTTGCTCATACAACCGGAAACTCGCAAAACAAACTAAGCCACCGCTACGGCAACAATGCCGAGCTCATGAAGCTCGTAACACACGTTTATTACATAAAAACTAACCCTATAAATAGCCAACCGACACTGTATCGCAAAGAACTAATAGCGGGTGCTTTGCAATCCCTAGAGCTGGTCGAAGGCATCGAGGAGATGCGGTTTACCTTCGGCGTAGACACTGACGCCACTGCAGACAACGTACCGAATGTTTATTTAACGGCCAGCAACGCCAGTGTCGGCGCATGGGACAAAGTAGTCAGCGCGCGACTTGGCCTAGTCGCCCGCACACTTTCGCCGGCAGATGCGGATATCGATACAAAAACGTACACGCTCGACGGTACGGTCATCGACCCGCCGAACGACAGGTATCGACGCCAATATTTCAGTTCAACCATACAACTCCGAAATTGA